A single Ignavibacteriales bacterium DNA region contains:
- the bcp gene encoding thioredoxin-dependent thiol peroxidase, with protein sequence MLEPGKKAPAFTLKNQDGKSVSLKDFTGKQVILYFYPKDMTSGCTQEACDFRDRFDHVKTAKAVILGVSPDSVAMHKKFAEKYELPFDLLSDESKEMLMKYGVWKEKSMYGKKYMGVERTTVIIDKEGKIKQIFPKVKVNGHADEVLKALK encoded by the coding sequence ATGTTAGAACCCGGCAAAAAAGCACCCGCATTTACTTTAAAAAACCAGGATGGAAAATCAGTTTCGCTGAAAGATTTTACCGGCAAACAGGTTATCCTTTATTTTTATCCCAAGGATATGACAAGCGGTTGTACTCAGGAGGCTTGTGATTTCAGAGACCGTTTTGACCATGTAAAAACCGCGAAAGCTGTTATACTGGGAGTTAGTCCTGATTCAGTGGCGATGCATAAGAAATTTGCCGAAAAATACGAACTTCCGTTTGATCTTCTCAGTGATGAATCAAAAGAAATGCTTATGAAATACGGTGTATGGAAAGAAAAGAGCATGTACGGCAAAAAATATATGGGAGTAGAACGGACAACGGTTATCATTGACAAAGAAGGAAAGATAAAACAGATTTTCCCAAAGGTTAAAGTTAATGGTCACGCTGACGAAGTCCTGAAAGCATTGAAATAG